In Opitutaceae bacterium TAV5, one genomic interval encodes:
- a CDS encoding acyl-CoA thioesterase, translating to MRLLSFPCSAVLSLVSALLLSAPVCHAAADPAAFAPRDLKEVSPRDGLPRFFRKLEDGKAVRIGYLGGSITAQKGWRVQSRAWLQKQFPKAQIEEINAAIGGTGSDLGVFRVQSDVLDRKPDLLFVEFAVNDAGASPDRIRKAMEGIVRKTWRAVPDCDIAFVYTITKNDMAVLRTGKMKRSESVMEDVADHYGIPSIHLGVEVVRLEAEGKLVMASPDARVERPSGDELDVSSGIPTDAEGRILFSKDGVHPYLDTGHALYTQAIIRSIPAIRAAGGKSSQSSARTLPAPLVADNWENARMIPFGATPAAIGIRIDGPATLLDPATDARARSFASRLPGLWKLEPGATLRFRFRGTRAAVYDLLGPDCGALRVTIDGKTTGQRRFDGYCTYHRLGTTVLGDGLPDAEHTVEVTVLADAVDKKNVLFERNRDDFDKSPEKYVGSNWYAGALFLLGEPVGLE from the coding sequence ATGCGCCTGTTATCATTCCCCTGTTCTGCTGTTCTTTCGCTCGTCAGCGCGTTGTTGCTGTCGGCCCCGGTTTGTCACGCAGCCGCTGATCCGGCTGCCTTCGCGCCGCGCGACCTGAAGGAGGTTTCGCCGCGCGACGGGCTGCCGCGCTTCTTCCGGAAACTCGAAGACGGCAAGGCCGTCCGGATCGGCTATCTCGGCGGCAGCATCACGGCGCAGAAAGGCTGGCGCGTGCAGAGTCGCGCGTGGCTGCAAAAGCAGTTTCCGAAAGCGCAGATCGAGGAAATCAACGCCGCCATCGGCGGCACCGGGTCGGACCTCGGCGTCTTTCGCGTGCAGAGCGATGTTCTCGACCGGAAACCCGACCTGCTCTTCGTGGAGTTTGCCGTCAACGACGCCGGCGCCTCGCCCGACCGCATCCGCAAGGCGATGGAGGGCATCGTGCGCAAGACGTGGCGGGCAGTGCCCGATTGCGACATCGCCTTTGTCTATACGATCACCAAAAACGACATGGCCGTGCTCAGGACCGGCAAGATGAAACGCTCCGAAAGCGTCATGGAAGACGTGGCCGATCACTACGGCATCCCGTCCATCCATCTCGGCGTGGAAGTCGTCCGGCTGGAAGCGGAGGGCAAGCTCGTCATGGCCTCGCCTGATGCCCGCGTGGAACGCCCCTCCGGTGACGAACTCGATGTGTCTTCCGGCATCCCGACCGATGCGGAAGGCCGCATCCTGTTTTCCAAAGATGGCGTGCATCCGTACCTCGACACCGGCCACGCGCTTTACACCCAGGCGATCATCCGTTCGATCCCGGCGATCCGCGCCGCAGGCGGGAAATCGTCGCAGTCGTCTGCGCGCACGTTGCCCGCTCCGCTGGTTGCCGACAACTGGGAGAACGCCCGCATGATTCCTTTCGGTGCCACGCCTGCCGCCATCGGCATCCGTATCGACGGACCGGCTACGTTGCTCGATCCTGCGACCGATGCACGCGCGCGCAGCTTTGCCTCGCGCCTGCCGGGCCTCTGGAAACTGGAGCCCGGAGCCACGCTGCGTTTCCGTTTTCGTGGCACCCGCGCGGCGGTCTACGACCTGCTCGGTCCCGATTGCGGTGCGCTGCGAGTCACGATTGACGGAAAAACGACCGGGCAACGCCGGTTCGACGGCTACTGCACCTATCATCGTCTCGGGACAACCGTCCTCGGCGACGGTTTGCCCGACGCGGAGCACACCGTCGAGGTGACGGTGCTGGCCGATGCCGTGGACAAGAAAAACGTGCTTTTCGAGCGCAACAGGGACGATTTCGACAAGTCGCCGGAAAAGTATGTCGGTTCCAACTGGTATGCCGGCGCCCTGTTCCTGCTCGGCGAGCCGGTCGGGTTGGAGTGA